GGACTGCCCGACCTGACGGTTGGCCGGGAGCCAGCCCGCGTCGACGATCGGTCGCGACGACGAGAGCGTCGCGTCCAGCGCCTCGACCAACTCGCGAATCAGGTCCAGGTTCTCCTCTTCTTCGATGCCGCGTCCGATGGAGACCAGGAGATCGGCCTCGCTGATGTCGACGTCGCCGCCGGCAACCTCCTCAAATCCCGTCACCGAGGAGCCAATGGCGTCCTCGTCGATGTCGGCCTCGAAGGCCTCAACCACAGCTTCGCCCGCGGCCTCGGTGGGTTCCCACTCGGCCCCGCGGATCGTAACGGCGACCTTGTCGGCGTCGACCTCGGTGGTCGTCTCGACCTTGCCACCGTACATCTCGCGCGTGCCGACGAGGGTGTCGCCCTCGGTCGCGAGGCCGACGGCGTCGGTGACGAGCGGAATATCGAGACGCGTGGCGACCGCAGGCGCGTAGTCCAGCCCGTTGACGCTGTTGGGCATCACCAGGTAGGCGGGCTCGAGCGCGTCCGCCAGCTGGGTGATGGCCTGCGTGTAGACGTCGTGGTTGAACTCCTCGCCGTAGGCGACGGTGTGGACGGTGTCGACGCCCTCCAGATTCAGGGCGTCGGCAAAGGTCTCGACGTCGCCGCCGACGACGGCCACGTGGAGGTCGCCGCCGGTTTCGCCGGCGAGTTCGGCGCCCGCGGTGACGACCTCGCGGCTGACGTCCCGGAGGTCGCCCTGGCGATGCTCGGCGACGGCCAGCACGTCGGCGCTCATTGGGCCACCCCCTTCTCCCGCAGGAGATCAGCTAACTGCGTAGCCGTCTCGTCGGCCCCTCCCTCGAAGACGGTGGTGTCGCTCTCGCTCTCGGGCTCGTTCATCGCCGTCAGTCGGAGGTCGCCCGCGACGGCGTCGGCCTCGACACCGAGGTCGGCGAGCGTCTGGTGGTCGAGGTCCTTGCGCTGAGCCATCCGAATCCCGCGAAGGCTAGCGTAGCGGGGCTCGTTGATCCCCGTCTGGATCGTAAATACGGCGGGCAGGTCGATGTCAGTTAGTTCCTCGATCCCGCCCTCGAGTTCGCGGTGGACCGACGCCGTCTCGTCCCCGGCCTCCAGGTCGAGCTGGTTGACGACGGCGCCCCACTGGTAGCCGACGGCTTCCGCGAGGGCGACGCCCGTCGCACCGAAGCTGTCGTCGCCCGACTGGACGCCCGTCAGCACCAGGTCGGGATCCTCGGCTTCGACGACCGCCTCGAGGATGGCGACCTTCGCACCGACGTCCAGGAGGTCGACGTCCTCGAGGGCGTCGTCCCAGACGCGGATGGCGCGGTCGGCGCCCTTGGCGAGCGCCTGGCGGATGGTCTGTTCGGTCTCCTCGTCGCCGATGGTGACGGTGACGACCTCGTCGACGACGCCGTCTTCTTCGAGCTGGACGGCCTCCTCGATGGCGTAGTCGTCCCACTCGTTGAGATCGGCGCCGAGATACCGCTCGTCGATGGTCGTGCCGTCGATTTCGAACTCGTCTTCGACGGTTGCAACCTCTTTGACCGGTACGAGTACCTTCATCATCGTTGGTTGTGCTCCCCCGGGCGTAAACGTTTTCGAAACCGCGCGTCGTGGACCTTCAGTTGATTCGGGTTCGCCTGGACTCGCGACTGTCTCTCACCGACCGAGAGTATCACGCTTCCGGACGCGTCTACGGTGGGTTTTCCCGGCGTTCGTCTCGATTCCGGAAGCCGGTTCCGGAAGCGGTTTAACGATACCACAGGTACTAGGGTCCATGGCGGACTGTCCACTCGCAGACGACTGCCCCAGCTTTTCCGAGCGAATCAGCGGAATGGGGTGTACGCACTACGGCGACCGCGGCGGCAAAGAGTGGTGTAACCACTACAACCAGCCGATCCAGGACCTCAAGACCCAGCCGGTCAAATCCGGCGAGGAAGTGGTCGTCGACGTCGTCGACATGCACGAGAGCGGCGCCGGCGTCGGCCGAACCGAGGACGGGTTCATCGTCATGATCGACGGCGTCCTCCCGGAGGCCCGGGTCAAGGCCGAAATCACCCGCGTCCACAGTAATCACGCACGTGCCGACGTCCTCGAGCGACTGCCGCTCGAGCCCGAGGAGTCCGAGGACGAGGATAACGACGAGGATGACGATGACGACGACGAGAACGCCGACGGGGCGGACGCCGACAACGAGGAAGACGCTTCCGAGCGGGGCGGGCGTCGCCCACGACGCGAGCAACTCGGCAGTCGCGAGAACTTCTGGGGCTCCTGAGCGGGCTGCCAGGGTGGACAGACCCTTCGTAGAGCCGCCGCCACGTATTCTTCGGTCGTCGCTTGCGCACTGCAAACTGCAATAAGACGTAAGTAGACCTGCTGGTATGTCACACGTGAATGACGATTGGATCGGACGGAGCACCTCGCCTCCTCGCCGTTCTCGCCGTCGGCTGTGCCATCGGCGGGATCGTCCTGGCCGCGAGCGCGATGCCGATGCTCGCCGCGGACTCCCCGGTGGCGACCGCGCTCGGCGACGGTGAGACGAGCGCAGAGCGCGACCGGGCGATCCAGGAGGCGATGCTCGAGGCGGCCGCGGAGGGCGATGGCGACCTCGCTGGACGGGCTGACGAACTCGGAGCGTCGGGCGCGGACGGCGACGGACTTCGAACGGGGGGTTCCGGTGCTGGTACAGGAGCTGGCGCCAGTGGCGGTGCTGGTGCTGGCGCCCTCGACAACCAACTCGTACAGGCAGCGGCCCTCTCGGCGATGGAGGGCCAGCACGACCTCCTGACGAATCCCGTCGTGAGCGACGCGTTGTTCGGACTCGCGGGCATCTACGCCGCTATCGGTGGCTCGCCGGGCGATTTCGCCGCCGGTGCCGCCGATTCCGATCCCGGCGCGTACGACGACCCCGGGGACCTAGAGCCGAGTGCATACGACGACCCCGAGAATCTCGAGGGAACCGCTCCC
This region of Natronosalvus halobius genomic DNA includes:
- a CDS encoding electron transfer flavoprotein subunit alpha/FixB family protein; protein product: MSADVLAVAEHRQGDLRDVSREVVTAGAELAGETGGDLHVAVVGGDVETFADALNLEGVDTVHTVAYGEEFNHDVYTQAITQLADALEPAYLVMPNSVNGLDYAPAVATRLDIPLVTDAVGLATEGDTLVGTREMYGGKVETTTEVDADKVAVTIRGAEWEPTEAAGEAVVEAFEADIDEDAIGSSVTGFEEVAGGDVDISEADLLVSIGRGIEEEENLDLIRELVEALDATLSSSRPIVDAGWLPANRQVGQSGKVVTPDVYIAIGISGAVQHVAGMKGSDTIVAINTDPNAPIMDIADYAIHDDLFDVVPALIEQFS
- a CDS encoding TRAM domain-containing protein, which codes for MADCPLADDCPSFSERISGMGCTHYGDRGGKEWCNHYNQPIQDLKTQPVKSGEEVVVDVVDMHESGAGVGRTEDGFIVMIDGVLPEARVKAEITRVHSNHARADVLERLPLEPEESEDEDNDEDDDDDDENADGADADNEEDASERGGRRPRREQLGSRENFWGS
- a CDS encoding electron transfer flavoprotein subunit beta/FixA family protein gives rise to the protein MKVLVPVKEVATVEDEFEIDGTTIDERYLGADLNEWDDYAIEEAVQLEEDGVVDEVVTVTIGDEETEQTIRQALAKGADRAIRVWDDALEDVDLLDVGAKVAILEAVVEAEDPDLVLTGVQSGDDSFGATGVALAEAVGYQWGAVVNQLDLEAGDETASVHRELEGGIEELTDIDLPAVFTIQTGINEPRYASLRGIRMAQRKDLDHQTLADLGVEADAVAGDLRLTAMNEPESESDTTVFEGGADETATQLADLLREKGVAQ